One window of Novosphingobium sp. 9U genomic DNA carries:
- a CDS encoding GNAT family N-acetyltransferase — translation MSQPLLTAPLLTTERFELWCPRGPQDVEPLCRLIADDETRRFLGPARAEPQSQWERLMRNAGSWSLYGYGVFYVRAHGSDELIGSMGVFHSWRGLDPRMDDQPEAGWIVRSDWGGKGVAGEVMQAALAWFDVTHGAARIVAMIEHENAASHRVAAKLGFSTYAAIPDAEGRAIDLYERLPR, via the coding sequence ATGAGCCAACCCCTCCTCACCGCGCCGCTCCTTACCACAGAGCGCTTCGAGCTGTGGTGCCCGCGCGGGCCGCAGGACGTCGAGCCGCTGTGCCGCCTGATCGCCGACGACGAGACTCGCCGCTTCCTCGGCCCTGCCCGTGCCGAGCCGCAGTCGCAGTGGGAGCGGCTGATGCGCAATGCCGGTTCGTGGAGCCTCTATGGCTACGGAGTCTTCTATGTTCGCGCGCATGGCAGCGACGAACTGATCGGCAGCATGGGCGTGTTCCACTCCTGGCGCGGGCTCGATCCGCGCATGGACGATCAGCCCGAAGCTGGCTGGATCGTGCGCTCCGACTGGGGCGGCAAGGGGGTCGCTGGCGAGGTGATGCAGGCGGCGCTGGCGTGGTTCGATGTGACGCACGGCGCCGCGCGCATCGTCGCCATGATTGAACACGAAAATGCCGCGTCTCACCGGGTCGCCGCGAAACTCGGCTTCTCGACATACGCAGCCATCCCCGATGCCGAGGGCCGGGCTATCGACCTTTACGAACGGTTGCCGCGCTGA
- a CDS encoding lipopolysaccharide biosynthesis protein: MTRASGNKVLGSVIWGMGGAAGQALFQLLVFVVLAGTLSPAAFGVVAIATAVIDLLNFIGRGGITEVLVQRRELDQRTMNAGFFASLISGAGLTAILALSAPLMARAFETPDLREVMLLLAPICLLYAIGAVYEGILRHSFQFKQLALRNTTATVVSGLVALGMALTGWGVYALVAQRLVATVWSLAAMMVATRWRPTLDIDPRDMAVQLRQGSAIAISSVLGAGNQRLVDLVVGFFLGPVALGYLRIAWRMLDLLYELVVRPIANVAMTTLPKAIHAGRSLEDEYIALLRYSSIFVVPMFVGLSAVAPDVVPMVFGQQWATSAGLLSMLCFVGLFIPLTNFKSSVLIARGAYRHVLYLNALECALSLLCAAAFAPFGLVSATVGYIVRAAIATPLGFVYLERVAGISALRSAKAAVAAAISAGAMLAATYALRHALPHDLAPIWRLVLLVCLGAVTYCAAVLVTDRKLLADAARLWANRRSTEPTPAAQEGAAT; this comes from the coding sequence GTGACTCGCGCCAGCGGGAACAAGGTCCTGGGCAGCGTGATCTGGGGTATGGGCGGCGCCGCCGGTCAGGCGCTGTTCCAGTTGCTAGTCTTCGTCGTCCTCGCCGGTACGCTGAGCCCGGCGGCGTTTGGTGTGGTCGCGATCGCCACCGCCGTGATCGACCTGCTGAACTTCATCGGCCGTGGCGGCATTACCGAAGTCCTGGTGCAGCGCCGCGAACTCGACCAGCGCACGATGAATGCCGGCTTCTTCGCCAGCCTGATCTCGGGCGCGGGGCTCACGGCGATCCTGGCGCTCTCCGCACCGCTGATGGCGCGCGCATTCGAGACGCCCGATCTGCGCGAGGTCATGCTGCTGCTGGCGCCGATCTGCCTGCTCTACGCCATCGGAGCCGTTTACGAGGGGATCCTGCGCCACAGCTTCCAGTTCAAGCAACTGGCCCTGCGCAACACCACCGCCACCGTGGTCAGCGGCTTGGTCGCGCTGGGCATGGCGCTGACCGGGTGGGGCGTCTATGCCCTGGTTGCGCAGCGTCTGGTCGCCACCGTGTGGAGCCTGGCGGCGATGATGGTGGCGACCCGCTGGCGACCGACGCTCGACATCGACCCGCGCGACATGGCGGTGCAGCTGCGCCAAGGCTCGGCGATCGCGATCTCCTCCGTGCTGGGCGCGGGCAACCAGCGGCTCGTGGACCTCGTTGTCGGGTTCTTCCTCGGCCCCGTCGCGCTCGGCTATCTGCGGATCGCCTGGCGCATGCTCGACTTGCTTTACGAACTGGTGGTGCGCCCGATCGCCAACGTGGCAATGACCACGCTGCCCAAGGCAATTCACGCCGGGCGCAGCCTTGAGGACGAGTACATTGCGCTGCTGCGGTATTCCTCCATTTTCGTGGTACCGATGTTCGTCGGCCTTTCCGCCGTCGCGCCGGACGTGGTGCCGATGGTGTTCGGCCAGCAATGGGCCACCAGCGCCGGGCTGCTGTCGATGCTGTGCTTCGTCGGTCTGTTCATCCCGCTGACCAACTTCAAGAGCAGCGTGCTGATCGCGCGCGGTGCCTACCGCCACGTGCTCTACCTTAATGCGTTGGAGTGCGCGCTGTCACTGCTCTGCGCCGCGGCCTTCGCGCCGTTCGGGCTGGTGAGCGCCACCGTCGGCTACATTGTGCGCGCCGCCATCGCGACTCCGCTCGGCTTTGTTTACCTGGAGCGGGTGGCTGGGATCTCCGCGCTGCGCAGCGCCAAAGCTGCCGTGGCGGCCGCGATCTCCGCAGGCGCGATGCTGGCGGCGACTTATGCGCTGCGCCACGCGCTCCCGCACGATCTGGCACCGATCTGGCGGCTGGTGCTGCTGGTGTGTCTAGGGGCTGTGACCTACTGCGCGGCGGTTCTGGTCACCGACCGCAAGCTGCTCGCCGACGCGGCCCGGCTCTGGGCCAATCGCCGCAGCACCGAGCCGACCCCCGCCGCACAGGAAGGAGCCGCGACATGA
- a CDS encoding LOG family protein, with the protein MTEPEDKELTHRRFYKAEQEASFAGAQGTGTPQTQDPAYKLAFLDSEFLLRDELRPVRFQLELLKPEMLLEEANIGSTLVIYGSARIPSPEHVDAVRATATTPEREKVVERLIEKSKYYEEARKLAHTASACAIVEKGMRQFVVCSGGGPSIMEAANRGATEAGAESLGLNIVLPHEQAPNPYVTPHLSFQFHYFALRKMHFLLRARAVAVFPGGFGTFDEFFELLTLIQTGKMKPIPILLFGKDYWNRVVNFEALAEEGVINPNDTDLFRWCETAEEGWQHIVDFYGLECG; encoded by the coding sequence ATGACTGAACCTGAAGACAAAGAACTCACCCACCGCCGTTTCTACAAGGCCGAACAGGAGGCCAGCTTCGCCGGAGCGCAGGGCACCGGCACTCCGCAGACGCAGGATCCGGCCTACAAGCTGGCATTCCTCGACTCCGAATTCCTGCTGCGCGATGAGCTGCGCCCGGTCCGCTTTCAGCTTGAGCTGCTGAAGCCTGAGATGCTGCTTGAGGAGGCCAATATCGGCTCCACCCTGGTGATCTACGGATCGGCGCGCATTCCCTCGCCCGAGCACGTCGATGCCGTGCGCGCGACTGCCACCACGCCCGAGCGCGAGAAGGTGGTCGAGCGGCTGATCGAGAAGTCGAAGTACTACGAGGAAGCACGAAAGCTGGCCCATACCGCGAGCGCCTGCGCGATCGTCGAGAAGGGTATGCGCCAGTTCGTGGTGTGCTCCGGCGGCGGCCCCTCAATCATGGAGGCGGCCAACCGCGGCGCGACGGAGGCCGGTGCCGAGTCGCTCGGCCTCAACATCGTCCTACCGCATGAACAGGCGCCCAACCCCTATGTGACGCCACACCTGTCGTTCCAGTTCCACTACTTCGCGCTGCGCAAGATGCACTTCCTGCTACGTGCCCGCGCGGTGGCAGTGTTCCCGGGCGGCTTCGGCACGTTCGACGAGTTCTTCGAGCTGTTGACGCTGATCCAGACCGGCAAGATGAAGCCGATTCCGATCCTGCTGTTCGGCAAGGACTACTGGAACCGGGTGGTGAACTTCGAGGCGCTGGCCGAGGAAGGGGTGATCAACCCGAACGACACCGACCTGTTCCGCTGGTGCGAAACCGCCGAGGAAGGCTGGCAGCACATCGTCGACTTCTACGGACTCGAATGCGGGTGA